In the Planctomycetia bacterium genome, one interval contains:
- a CDS encoding PEP-CTERM domain protein, with amino-acid sequence MRAVIVSLASLLLCAAVWPPRVRADVVIGFEDLTVPMAGFYNGNPGGLMAGHSVTGSWASGGVLFANQFGIDASYGYESWAGFSFSNVAVPGPATFTNQYASYPGGGASSATYAVAYQDTFTPFSPAVTLPVATAVSGFMIANTTYAYGVMAVVDPNGFSVPLATGTGWFATTATGFRGGIITDSATFFLADLRSASFVGVRSGWEWFDLTTLGEVDRIAFTFDGSDKHPTYGLNTPAYFAMDNLTISAVPEPGTWALLGGGVAAWGIFRCRRRGVRS; translated from the coding sequence ATGCGCGCGGTCATCGTGTCGCTGGCCAGCCTCCTCCTCTGCGCGGCCGTGTGGCCGCCTCGCGTGCGGGCCGATGTCGTCATCGGGTTCGAGGATCTCACCGTGCCGATGGCCGGTTTCTACAACGGCAACCCCGGCGGCCTGATGGCCGGCCATTCCGTGACGGGAAGCTGGGCATCGGGGGGCGTCCTCTTCGCCAATCAGTTCGGCATCGACGCATCCTACGGATATGAGTCCTGGGCCGGTTTTTCCTTCTCGAACGTTGCTGTGCCGGGTCCCGCGACGTTTACGAACCAATACGCTTCATATCCCGGCGGTGGCGCCAGCTCGGCGACCTACGCCGTCGCCTATCAGGACACGTTCACCCCCTTCTCGCCGGCCGTCACCCTGCCGGTGGCCACGGCGGTGTCCGGATTCATGATTGCCAACACCACCTACGCCTACGGAGTTATGGCGGTGGTGGATCCGAACGGGTTCAGTGTTCCGCTGGCCACGGGGACGGGCTGGTTCGCTACGACCGCCACCGGTTTTCGTGGCGGAATCATCACCGATTCCGCGACCTTTTTTCTCGCGGATCTGCGGAGTGCCTCGTTCGTCGGTGTCCGCAGCGGTTGGGAATGGTTCGACCTCACGACTTTGGGGGAGGTTGACCGGATCGCGTTCACGTTCGACGGCAGCGACAAGCACCCGACCTACGGCCTGAACACGCCGGCGTACTTTGCGATGGACAACCTGACGATCTCCGCCGTGCCGGAGCCGGGAACCTGGGCGTTGCTCGGAGGGGGCGTTGCTGCCTGGGGCATCTTTCGGTGCCGGAGACGGGGCGTTCGTTCATGA
- a CDS encoding prepilin-type N-terminal cleavage/methylation domain-containing protein, with protein MTLVELLVVVAVLAALLALLLPAVQAVREAGRRVQCASNLREIGCALHGHLLAKRVFPAGCLEWKPGTGGTNRCLAWSAFILPWLEQQSLADRIDFSKPYDHAVNAAAAAVPLPVFACPSAGRIPLVGGLGGSDYGGINGERIRSPNNPEKGVFINNRGIAEREISDGLSNTLFVGECASGPWPDGQWINGRNLFDQAYSVNWPTWEDEMRSRHSGGAHGLCGDGVVRFIADATDRLVLAAVCTRNRGETEPTPWSQP; from the coding sequence ATGACGCTCGTCGAACTGCTGGTCGTGGTGGCGGTACTCGCCGCACTCTTGGCCCTGCTGCTGCCGGCCGTCCAGGCCGTGCGCGAGGCGGGGCGGCGGGTGCAGTGCGCCAGCAATCTGCGTGAGATCGGCTGCGCTCTCCATGGTCACCTGCTGGCGAAGCGCGTGTTTCCAGCCGGCTGCCTAGAGTGGAAACCCGGCACTGGTGGCACGAACCGCTGCCTGGCCTGGAGCGCGTTCATCCTGCCGTGGCTGGAACAGCAGAGCCTCGCCGACCGGATTGACTTCTCCAAGCCCTACGATCATGCGGTGAATGCCGCCGCCGCGGCGGTTCCGCTCCCGGTCTTCGCCTGTCCGTCGGCGGGCCGCATTCCGCTCGTCGGCGGCCTCGGGGGCAGTGACTACGGCGGCATCAACGGCGAACGGATCCGCTCCCCGAACAACCCGGAGAAAGGCGTGTTCATCAACAACCGGGGGATCGCCGAGCGGGAAATCAGCGACGGGCTCTCCAACACGCTGTTCGTCGGCGAGTGCGCCTCCGGCCCCTGGCCCGACGGCCAGTGGATCAACGGCCGCAATCTTTTCGACCAGGCCTATTCCGTGAACTGGCCGACCTGGGAGGACGAGATGCGCAGCCGTCATTCCGGTGGCGCCCACGGTTTGTGCGGCGACGGTGTCGTCCGCTTCATCGCCGATGCGACCGATCGTCTCGTGCTCGCCGCCGTCTGCACCCGCAACCGGGGCGAGACGGAGCCGACACCCTGGTCCCAGCCCTGA
- a CDS encoding SAM-dependent methyltransferase — MSQDTVCRVAALEHNARAWDRLAAAGAELTRPAVDEAFADARSWLGTGGSAGRPWIPERLDGLDVLCLAAGGGKHGPIYAAAGGRVTVVDLSGSMLALDRQVARERRIDLEIVQTSMDDLAMLGAGRFDLVIHPVSTCYIPDVAAVFAAVAFVTKPHGLYISQHKSPTSLQAGIGPNAAGRYELRHPQGSRAPLPPEPPSRLREAGTQEFVHPLSALLGGICRAGFTIEDVSEPDHARPDAEVGSFAHRAAYLPPYLRVLARRTGGPAAAGRLVLLQQ; from the coding sequence ATGAGTCAGGACACCGTTTGCCGCGTTGCCGCGCTCGAGCACAACGCCCGGGCCTGGGACCGGCTCGCGGCGGCGGGCGCGGAACTGACGCGGCCCGCCGTCGACGAGGCCTTCGCCGATGCCCGCAGCTGGCTGGGCACGGGCGGCAGCGCCGGCCGGCCCTGGATCCCGGAGCGACTCGACGGACTGGACGTCCTGTGCCTCGCTGCCGGTGGCGGCAAGCACGGGCCGATCTACGCCGCGGCCGGCGGTCGTGTCACCGTCGTCGATCTGTCGGGCTCCATGCTCGCCCTCGACCGACAGGTGGCCCGGGAGCGTCGCATCGACCTGGAGATCGTGCAGACGTCGATGGACGACCTGGCGATGCTCGGGGCGGGCCGCTTCGATCTCGTCATCCATCCGGTCAGCACCTGCTACATCCCCGACGTGGCCGCGGTGTTCGCGGCAGTGGCGTTCGTCACCAAACCACATGGGCTGTACATCAGCCAGCACAAGTCGCCCACCAGCCTGCAGGCCGGGATCGGCCCCAACGCCGCCGGCCGCTACGAGCTGCGGCATCCGCAAGGGAGCCGCGCGCCGCTCCCGCCGGAGCCACCATCCCGGCTTCGCGAGGCGGGCACGCAGGAGTTCGTGCACCCGCTCTCGGCCCTGCTCGGCGGCATCTGCCGGGCGGGATTCACGATCGAGGATGTTTCCGAGCCCGACCACGCCCGCCCCGATGCCGAGGTCGGTTCGTTCGCCCATCGCGCCGCCTACCTGCCCCCGTACCTCCGCGTCCTCGCCCGGCGAACCGGGGGACCGGCGGCGGCCGGTCGCCTCGTGCTGCTACAACAGTAG